Proteins from one Gemmatimonadota bacterium genomic window:
- a CDS encoding ATP-binding protein gives MYISRTLESFVASSRFPVLMLSGARQVGKTTFLRHLSEPDRTYITLDDPLVQSLAKEDPALFMQRYPPPVLIDEIQYAPELLPHIKIAVDRDRSPGQFWLTGSQQFHLMKGVSESIAGRVGIVQLFGLSRRERIGSDASPFLPIPDTVHNRLQTGDTLGLKELYRLIWRGDFPAIALDDQMDWNLFYSSYLQTYLQRDIRDLARVGDELSFLRFLRATAARTAQMLNFSDLARDADVAPNTAKTWLSILQASGIIYLLEPYYTNLTKRLVRSPKLYFLDTGLCAYLTEWSSPETLEAGAMSGPILESWIVSELLKSYRHNGHMPPFYYYRDRDGKEIDLLILRDGTIYPLEIKKTASPHKNHIQNFRVLKKLNLPIGPGGVICLSEQLLPLTEIAMSIPVSAL, from the coding sequence ATGTACATTTCCCGCACACTTGAATCCTTTGTCGCATCTTCCCGATTTCCCGTACTCATGCTCTCTGGAGCCAGACAGGTTGGCAAGACGACATTTCTACGGCACTTAAGCGAACCAGATCGAACATACATCACCCTGGACGATCCGCTTGTCCAGAGTCTGGCAAAAGAAGACCCGGCCCTGTTCATGCAGCGTTACCCGCCGCCCGTGCTTATCGACGAAATCCAATACGCGCCAGAGCTATTGCCCCATATCAAAATCGCCGTGGATCGAGACCGATCCCCCGGTCAGTTCTGGCTTACGGGATCGCAGCAATTTCATCTGATGAAAGGCGTATCTGAATCTATAGCTGGTCGAGTGGGTATCGTGCAGCTTTTTGGTCTTTCAAGACGCGAGAGAATCGGGAGTGACGCTTCTCCATTCTTACCGATCCCCGACACTGTTCACAACAGACTCCAGACCGGAGATACCCTCGGCCTGAAAGAACTCTACAGGCTAATATGGCGCGGCGACTTTCCAGCCATTGCTCTGGATGACCAGATGGATTGGAATCTATTTTACAGTTCATACTTGCAAACCTATCTCCAGCGCGATATTCGGGACCTCGCCCGGGTGGGCGATGAGCTATCCTTCCTCCGATTTCTCAGAGCTACCGCTGCCCGAACCGCACAAATGTTAAATTTTTCAGACCTGGCGCGCGATGCGGATGTCGCGCCAAACACGGCAAAAACATGGCTCTCCATTTTACAGGCTTCCGGAATCATCTATCTTCTGGAACCCTATTATACCAACCTCACCAAACGACTGGTGAGAAGCCCCAAACTCTATTTTCTCGACACCGGGCTATGTGCCTACCTCACCGAATGGTCCAGTCCTGAAACGCTGGAAGCTGGCGCAATGTCCGGCCCCATTTTGGAATCGTGGATCGTGAGTGAACTGTTGAAAAGCTACCGGCACAACGGTCACATGCCCCCGTTCTATTACTACCGGGATCGAGACGGAAAAGAAATAGATCTCCTCATCTTGCGGGATGGTACAATCTATCCGCTGGAAATCAAAAAAACCGCTTCCCCTCACAAAAACCACATCCAGAATTTTCGCGTACTAAAAAAATTAAACCTGCCCATTGGGCCGGGCGGCGTAATCTGCTTATCAGAACAACTTTTACCACTCACAGAAATTGCTATGTCGATTCCCGTATCTGCACTTTGA
- a CDS encoding Uma2 family endonuclease, with product MAIPNPLIKFTYDDYLNTPDDKRYELLDGDLVALSSPEEFHQRVSILLGTKLVQFAVENRLGRIYHAPFDVVLSNTDVVQPDLIFVSNEHADIITPANIQGAPDLVVEILSPSTAARDKTFKRSLYAKHGITEYWMVDLTEKNITILRLGERGFEVVNTYGEGETLTSPTLQGFTLNLDDIF from the coding sequence ATGGCTATCCCAAATCCTCTCATTAAATTTACTTACGATGACTACCTGAACACGCCGGACGACAAGCGTTACGAACTTTTGGATGGGGATTTAGTTGCGCTCTCTTCACCGGAAGAATTTCATCAACGTGTTTCCATCCTGTTAGGGACGAAATTGGTTCAGTTCGCGGTTGAGAATCGCCTGGGCCGGATCTATCACGCGCCCTTCGATGTGGTGCTATCGAACACGGATGTGGTGCAGCCAGATCTAATCTTCGTCTCTAATGAGCACGCCGATATCATCACTCCCGCAAATATTCAAGGCGCGCCGGACCTCGTCGTCGAAATTCTGTCTCCTTCCACAGCCGCACGCGATAAGACCTTCAAGCGCAGTTTGTATGCCAAGCACGGCATAACCGAATACTGGATGGTAGATCTTACCGAAAAAAATATAACAATTCTGCGCCTTGGCGAGCGAGGATTCGAGGTCGTCAATACCTACGGCGAAGGGGAAACATTGACTTCGCCCACATTGCAAGGATTCACTTTGAACCTCGACGATATATTTTAA
- a CDS encoding SEC-C domain-containing protein produces the protein MKVNDKEIQWLESHFPNLHFEAKAQKIAGELDFCAYYDQVSGHLIIGNGNEERNTFIQDVFEIEIHLDSIDFNGWPKVYEMGGRHPEIAKKCKVKIIDLHMYSDDGACCLGIKPGPERNLRVNNFIINLIIPFFYRLSYTEKFGITAARNELWGEYSHGDEGQIEYIKEMLNLAKSNLSRNDLCPCGSGKKYKKCHLNEVEHIKRHIVEPPLVKPSLTRHSTPQRASGLFDPSFIF, from the coding sequence ATGAAGGTAAATGACAAAGAAATTCAATGGTTAGAATCGCATTTTCCCAACTTGCACTTCGAAGCAAAAGCCCAAAAAATAGCGGGAGAGCTTGACTTTTGCGCCTACTATGACCAAGTGTCTGGGCATCTAATAATAGGGAATGGCAATGAAGAACGGAATACCTTTATCCAAGATGTATTCGAAATAGAGATTCATTTAGATTCCATAGACTTTAATGGTTGGCCAAAAGTATATGAAATGGGAGGCAGACACCCTGAAATTGCAAAAAAATGTAAAGTCAAAATCATTGACTTACATATGTATTCGGATGATGGTGCTTGTTGCCTGGGAATAAAACCTGGGCCTGAGAGAAATCTCAGAGTCAACAATTTTATTATAAATTTGATAATCCCTTTTTTTTATCGTCTCTCTTACACAGAAAAATTTGGTATCACTGCTGCCAGAAATGAACTTTGGGGAGAATATTCTCATGGAGACGAAGGACAAATAGAGTACATAAAAGAAATGCTCAATTTAGCTAAGAGTAATCTTAGTAGAAACGACTTATGTCCCTGTGGAAGTGGCAAAAAGTACAAAAAATGTCATCTTAATGAAGTAGAACATATAAAACGCCATATTGTTGAACCGCCTTTAGTCAAGCCTTCATTAACCAGACACTCGACTCCTCAGCGTGCAAGTGGCCTCTTTGATCCGAGTTTTATTTTTTAG
- a CDS encoding CBASS cGAMP-activated phospholipase, producing the protein MSNKFYILSLDGGGFRGAYSAYLLKYMEEEWNIDWQAQFNLFAGTSTGAIIAAGLAHGQSASSLYDLYAEEGQSIFKKRWFAKFDLLGFTSLFASSYSRKNLKICLQNIFGNTQLKDISVPLIIPSVDIGDGRVHVFKSAYDPEFHRDPKVRVADAVMASCSAPTYFDPYVVGPYPLTDGGLWANNPAFVAAIDAKRRLGVDLCDLRILSIGTGKSKTCYGSTTGWFCKTFCGWGIATRWGRQKFINLILNLQAESSHNMLNLLFQTKDNRDPDQLLRINFASDKPLPMDDPRKLPDWTREADQDFTHEGHKIKEFLAL; encoded by the coding sequence TTGAGTAATAAATTCTACATCCTCTCTCTTGATGGGGGCGGTTTCAGAGGCGCGTACTCAGCCTATCTTCTCAAGTATATGGAGGAGGAATGGAACATTGATTGGCAGGCCCAGTTCAATTTGTTTGCTGGCACAAGCACAGGCGCCATCATAGCTGCAGGACTGGCTCATGGACAGTCAGCAAGTTCGCTATACGATCTCTATGCTGAAGAGGGCCAATCAATTTTCAAAAAGCGATGGTTTGCCAAATTTGATTTATTAGGTTTTACAAGTCTCTTTGCCAGTAGTTATAGCAGAAAGAATCTGAAAATTTGTCTTCAGAATATATTCGGAAATACGCAATTGAAAGACATTTCCGTGCCTCTAATTATTCCGTCAGTTGATATTGGTGACGGGCGTGTTCATGTTTTTAAATCGGCGTATGACCCTGAGTTCCATCGAGACCCCAAAGTGCGTGTAGCCGACGCCGTTATGGCTTCTTGTTCAGCACCTACATATTTCGATCCCTATGTTGTAGGTCCTTATCCCTTGACTGATGGTGGCTTGTGGGCAAACAATCCTGCTTTTGTTGCTGCAATTGACGCGAAACGTCGTCTCGGCGTTGATCTATGCGATCTCAGAATCCTTTCAATTGGTACGGGGAAGAGTAAAACCTGCTATGGGAGCACCACAGGGTGGTTTTGCAAGACATTTTGCGGCTGGGGAATAGCAACCCGTTGGGGACGACAGAAATTTATTAATTTGATCCTCAATCTTCAAGCCGAAAGTTCGCACAATATGTTAAATCTGCTTTTTCAGACAAAAGATAATAGAGATCCAGATCAACTGCTGCGTATCAATTTCGCATCGGACAAACCTCTTCCGATGGATGATCCACGTAAATTGCCTGACTGGACAAGAGAAGCTGATCAGGATTTTACACACGAAGGTCATAAAATTAAAGAGTTTCTCGCACTTTAA
- a CDS encoding helix-turn-helix transcriptional regulator, translating into MERKRREARLTQTQLAQRCGLARGSIANIESGNQRPTLHTLWSIADALNIDLPALVPSREEFLRSKASTAQLTITGRLEKAAGESREQVVSYITSRRKEFGANVDNRE; encoded by the coding sequence GTGGAACGAAAGCGACGCGAAGCAAGGCTCACACAAACCCAACTCGCGCAGCGTTGTGGCCTTGCACGAGGCTCCATTGCCAACATTGAGAGTGGGAATCAGCGTCCAACGCTCCACACTCTTTGGTCAATTGCCGATGCGCTTAATATTGACCTACCTGCGCTTGTGCCCTCCCGAGAAGAGTTCTTAAGGAGCAAGGCAAGCACCGCACAACTCACAATCACAGGCCGGCTGGAGAAGGCGGCGGGAGAGAGCCGAGAACAAGTCGTCTCTTATATTACCAGTCGTCGAAAGGAATTTGGGGCCAATGTGGATAATAGAGAGTGA
- a CDS encoding ImmA/IrrE family metallo-endopeptidase, producing MWIIESEADQLLIEARIHAPPVSVKQVANSLGIKIELADLGEDCSGVLVRNGDRAVIGVNKKHHPNRQRFSIAHEIGHFMLHEGDTYIDKGYRVQFRDLESGSGTKGEEMDANAFAAALLMPAEWVKDAFYQQPFDLTEDYVLEMLAEKFKVSTQAMSYRLMRLRLL from the coding sequence ATGTGGATAATAGAGAGTGAAGCCGATCAGCTACTCATAGAAGCGAGGATACACGCTCCTCCAGTTTCCGTGAAGCAAGTCGCTAATTCCTTGGGCATAAAGATCGAATTGGCAGATCTTGGAGAAGATTGTTCGGGGGTGCTCGTTCGCAACGGAGACCGCGCCGTCATTGGCGTTAATAAAAAACACCACCCCAACCGACAGCGTTTTAGCATCGCGCATGAGATCGGTCATTTTATGCTTCACGAAGGCGATACTTATATTGACAAAGGGTATCGCGTACAATTCCGCGATCTCGAATCGGGTTCCGGCACCAAAGGGGAAGAGATGGATGCCAATGCGTTTGCGGCTGCTCTCCTCATGCCTGCTGAATGGGTCAAAGACGCCTTCTATCAGCAACCCTTTGATCTAACCGAAGACTATGTTCTAGAAATGCTCGCGGAGAAGTTCAAAGTGAGCACTCAGGCGATGAGTTACCGTCTCATGAGGTTGCGGCTGCTCTGA